In the genome of Flavobacterium panacagri, one region contains:
- a CDS encoding mevalonate kinase family protein — MKGPLFYSKILLFGEYGIIRDSKGLAIPYNFYNGALKKSEEPSDEAIASNKSLRSFASYLEVLHTQQPDLVTFDLENLKNDVETGMYFDSSIPQGYGVGSSGALVAAIYDKYATNKITVLENLTREKLLQLKNIFSQMESFFHGKSSGLDPLNSYLSIPILINSKDNIQTTGIPTQSLDGKGAVFLLDSGIIGETAPMISIFMENLKDKGFRAMLKNQFVKYTDICIDNFLHGDMKSLIGNTKKLSKVVLNNFKPMIPEQFHAIWQKGIDTNDYYLKLCGSGGGGYILGFTEDLERAKASLKDFKLEVVYQF; from the coding sequence ATGAAAGGACCATTATTTTATTCAAAAATATTACTTTTTGGAGAGTACGGAATCATCCGCGATTCAAAAGGGCTTGCTATTCCTTATAACTTTTACAATGGCGCTTTGAAAAAGTCGGAAGAACCTTCAGACGAAGCCATTGCTTCAAATAAAAGTTTGAGAAGTTTTGCTTCTTATCTTGAAGTCTTACACACACAGCAGCCGGATTTGGTTACTTTCGATTTAGAAAACCTTAAAAATGATGTCGAAACCGGAATGTATTTCGATTCTAGTATTCCGCAGGGATACGGTGTTGGAAGCAGCGGTGCACTTGTAGCGGCTATTTATGATAAATATGCAACAAACAAAATCACTGTTCTAGAGAATTTGACACGTGAAAAGCTCTTGCAATTAAAAAATATATTTTCTCAAATGGAGAGTTTTTTCCACGGAAAAAGTTCTGGTTTAGATCCGCTGAACAGCTATTTGAGCATTCCAATTTTAATTAATTCTAAGGATAATATTCAGACAACTGGCATTCCGACTCAAAGTTTAGACGGAAAAGGTGCTGTGTTCTTGTTAGACTCTGGAATTATTGGAGAAACAGCTCCAATGATCAGCATTTTTATGGAAAACCTAAAAGACAAAGGTTTCCGTGCCATGCTTAAAAACCAATTCGTAAAATACACAGACATCTGCATTGACAACTTCCTGCATGGCGACATGAAGTCTTTGATTGGCAATACTAAAAAACTTTCTAAAGTTGTTTTAAATAACTTCAAACCAATGATTCCCGAACAATTTCATGCTATCTGGCAAAAAGGAATCGACACCAACGATTATTACCTAAAACTTTGTGGTTCTGGTGGAGGCGGTTATATTCTTGGTTTTACAGAAGATTTAGAACGTGCAAAAGCCTCTCTAAAAGACTTCAAATTAGAAGTTGTTTATCAGTTTTAA
- a CDS encoding diphosphomevalonate/mevalonate 3,5-bisphosphate decarboxylase family protein, translating into MFTAADFIPNPYTSTIENGNFEWSAPSNIALVKYWGKKDNQIPANPSVSFTLNNCKTITKLGFEKRTNQNAFSFDLFFEGKPKEDFKPKIQKFLERVEVYLPFLKDYHFTIDTQNTFPHSSGIASSASGMAALAMNFMSLEKVLNPEMTDEYFFQKASFLARLGSGSACRSVKGNMVVWGNQTNIEGSSDLFGVEYPYAVHENFKNYQDTILLVDKGEKQVSSTVGHDLMHNHPYAERRFAQAHENLDKLIAIFKSGNLQEFIKVVESEALTLHAMMMTSMPYFILMKPNTLQIINAIWKFRNETQIPVCFTLDAGANVHVLYPENVTEKVLQFIQDELVVFCQNSQYICDKIGEGAIAL; encoded by the coding sequence ATGTTTACAGCAGCCGATTTTATTCCAAATCCATATACTTCAACAATCGAAAACGGAAACTTTGAGTGGAGCGCTCCAAGTAACATTGCCTTAGTAAAATACTGGGGGAAAAAAGACAATCAGATTCCGGCAAATCCTTCTGTTAGTTTTACTTTGAATAATTGTAAAACGATTACAAAATTAGGTTTTGAAAAAAGAACAAACCAAAATGCTTTTTCTTTTGATTTGTTTTTTGAAGGAAAACCAAAAGAAGATTTCAAACCAAAAATTCAGAAGTTTTTAGAAAGAGTTGAAGTTTATCTGCCGTTTTTAAAAGACTATCATTTTACGATTGATACACAAAATACTTTTCCGCATAGTTCAGGAATTGCTTCTTCTGCATCTGGAATGGCAGCGCTGGCAATGAACTTTATGAGTTTAGAAAAAGTATTGAATCCTGAAATGACTGATGAATATTTTTTCCAAAAAGCATCATTTTTAGCTCGTTTAGGCTCTGGAAGCGCCTGCCGAAGCGTAAAAGGAAATATGGTCGTTTGGGGAAATCAAACGAACATTGAAGGAAGCTCAGACTTATTTGGAGTTGAATATCCGTATGCTGTTCATGAAAATTTCAAGAATTATCAAGATACTATTTTATTGGTTGATAAAGGCGAAAAACAAGTTTCAAGCACAGTTGGACACGATTTAATGCACAATCATCCGTATGCAGAAAGACGTTTTGCCCAGGCACACGAAAATCTGGATAAATTGATTGCTATTTTTAAAAGCGGTAACCTGCAAGAATTCATTAAAGTCGTAGAAAGTGAAGCATTGACTCTTCACGCCATGATGATGACCTCAATGCCGTATTTTATTTTAATGAAACCAAACACACTTCAAATCATAAATGCGATTTGGAAATTCAGAAATGAAACCCAGATTCCTGTGTGTTTTACGCTTGATGCTGGTGCCAATGTGCATGTGCTTTATCCCGAAAACGTTACCGAAAAAGTATTACAATTTATTCAGGACGAATTAGTTGTATTTTGTCAGAATAGTCAATACATTTGCGACAAAATTGGAGAGGGTGCAATTGCATTATAA
- a CDS encoding TspO/MBR family protein codes for MNKFVKIAIALVICLTVGYSASLVTRPSIETWYVTLEKPVFNPPNWIFMPVWTVLYIFMAVAAALVWDKIKEQTEEVKKALLFFIIQLILNAIWSYLFFGLKNPMLALIEIALLWLMIYETYLKFIKINKISGYLLIPYLAWVGFATILNASIWWLNK; via the coding sequence ATGAATAAGTTCGTAAAAATCGCCATAGCTTTAGTAATATGTTTAACAGTTGGATATTCTGCCAGTTTGGTTACTAGACCAAGTATTGAGACTTGGTATGTAACTTTAGAAAAACCAGTTTTTAATCCGCCGAATTGGATTTTTATGCCAGTTTGGACAGTGCTTTATATTTTTATGGCCGTTGCAGCCGCTTTAGTTTGGGATAAAATTAAAGAGCAGACCGAAGAAGTTAAAAAAGCATTATTGTTTTTTATAATACAATTGATTTTAAATGCGATTTGGTCTTATTTATTCTTCGGACTAAAAAATCCAATGTTGGCTTTAATCGAAATTGCTCTTTTATGGCTGATGATTTATGAAACCTATTTGAAGTTCATCAAAATCAATAAAATTTCGGGTTATTTATTGATTCCGTATTTAGCTTGGGTTGGATTTGCAACTATTTTAAATGCTAGTATTTGGTGGTTGAATAAATAA
- a CDS encoding MBL fold metallo-hydrolase, whose amino-acid sequence MKHIAKDVYQIPLLLRNAINCYLIEDVLIDAGIRSSSNTILKDLKDKTITKHALTHAHADHQGSSKIICETLNIPLLCSEPEKEFAENGNVITEYPNPNHLISKFQKNFWAGKGHLVSQTLKEGDQIGGFTVIETPGHSSGHISFFREKDGVLIVGDVMTNMNLITTKVGLHEPPNLFTADQETNRKSILKLASLKPKILCFGHGPVLFNRGELDTFVKKLKQ is encoded by the coding sequence ATGAAGCATATTGCCAAAGACGTTTACCAAATCCCTTTACTTCTAAGAAATGCCATTAATTGTTATTTAATTGAAGATGTTTTAATTGATGCTGGAATTCGCAGTTCTTCAAATACCATTTTAAAAGATTTAAAAGACAAAACTATTACCAAACACGCTTTAACGCACGCACATGCCGATCATCAGGGAAGCAGTAAAATTATCTGCGAAACTCTGAACATTCCTCTTTTGTGCAGTGAACCTGAAAAAGAATTCGCTGAAAACGGAAATGTAATTACAGAATATCCAAATCCGAATCATCTAATTTCTAAATTTCAAAAAAACTTTTGGGCAGGAAAAGGACATCTGGTTTCTCAAACTTTAAAAGAAGGCGATCAAATTGGCGGATTTACGGTTATTGAAACTCCAGGACATTCCAGCGGTCATATCTCTTTTTTCAGAGAAAAAGATGGTGTTTTGATTGTTGGCGATGTAATGACTAATATGAATCTTATTACTACAAAAGTAGGTCTTCATGAACCTCCCAATTTATTTACAGCAGATCAGGAAACGAACAGAAAATCCATTCTAAAACTGGCTTCATTAAAACCTAAAATATTATGTTTTGGTCACGGCCCCGTTTTATTTAATCGTGGAGAATTAGACACATTTGTTAAAAAACTCAAACAATAG
- a CDS encoding Crp/Fnr family transcriptional regulator, giving the protein MNAELQKQILSITSFSENEIEMIDSCFEYENFTAKNFLSEMGKISNKIFFIVDGLARVYYLKDGKEITTYLSCDDGFIASYSSFINQSVSFENIQCIEDSEVLSITFEKMQFLYSEIPSWERVGRILAEQNYLCMADRVLKLQMIPAKEKYKTFLASAPAKIIQRTPLIYIASFLGITPESLSRIRQDIS; this is encoded by the coding sequence GTGAATGCTGAATTACAAAAACAAATACTATCAATCACTTCGTTTTCTGAAAATGAAATCGAAATGATTGATTCTTGTTTTGAATATGAAAATTTTACAGCTAAAAATTTTCTCTCTGAAATGGGGAAAATCAGCAATAAAATTTTCTTTATTGTTGACGGATTAGCACGTGTTTATTACTTAAAAGACGGAAAAGAAATTACCACTTATTTAAGTTGTGATGACGGTTTTATTGCTTCGTATTCCAGTTTCATCAACCAATCTGTTTCTTTTGAGAATATTCAATGTATCGAAGATAGCGAAGTGCTTTCCATCACCTTCGAGAAAATGCAGTTTTTGTACAGCGAAATTCCGAGTTGGGAACGCGTTGGAAGAATTTTGGCTGAACAGAATTACCTTTGTATGGCTGATCGTGTTTTAAAACTGCAAATGATTCCCGCCAAAGAAAAATACAAGACATTTCTAGCATCGGCTCCAGCCAAAATAATACAGAGAACACCTTTAATTTATATCGCTTCTTTTCTCGGAATTACGCCAGAATCTTTAAGCAGAATTCGCCAGGACATTTCTTAA
- a CDS encoding HAD family hydrolase — MKFKGIIFDLDGTLVDSLHDISDAMNKVLTALSYPTHDYDTYQYFIGNGLRNLVSKALPATNNSDDEIESCFECMVDEYTKICTLKTKPYDGIVELLENLTSQNIKMAVFSNKADELTKKIATEIFPNQFDTAIGLSTEELKKPNPFEAIEISKKWNLKPEEILFVGDSDIDMKTAVNANMFPVGVTWGYRTEEELKNSGAKVVINSASELIEML; from the coding sequence ATGAAATTTAAAGGAATTATTTTTGATTTAGACGGAACGCTAGTAGATTCATTACACGATATTTCAGATGCGATGAATAAAGTACTTACCGCTCTAAGTTACCCAACACATGATTACGATACTTACCAATATTTTATTGGAAATGGTTTACGAAATTTGGTAAGCAAAGCATTACCAGCCACAAACAATTCTGATGATGAAATCGAAAGTTGTTTTGAATGTATGGTTGATGAATATACTAAAATCTGCACCCTCAAAACAAAACCCTATGATGGAATTGTCGAACTGCTTGAAAACCTGACTTCTCAAAACATAAAAATGGCTGTTTTCTCGAACAAAGCGGATGAATTGACAAAGAAAATAGCAACTGAAATATTTCCAAACCAATTTGACACAGCGATTGGTTTAAGTACTGAAGAACTTAAAAAACCAAATCCTTTTGAAGCGATTGAAATCAGTAAAAAATGGAATTTAAAACCAGAAGAAATCCTTTTCGTTGGCGATTCTGATATTGATATGAAAACGGCTGTAAACGCCAATATGTTTCCTGTTGGGGTAACTTGGGGTTACAGAACAGAAGAAGAATTGAAAAACAGCGGTGCAAAGGTGGTTATTAATTCTGCTTCAGAATTAATCGAAATGTTGTAA
- a CDS encoding NAD(P)/FAD-dependent oxidoreductase codes for MIQNFDIIIVGGGAAGFFTAINIAEKNPKLKIAILERGKEVLSKVRVSGGGRCNVTHACFEPNELVKFYPRGEKELRGPFHQFCSGDTIEWFEKHGVELKIEEDGRMFPVSNSSQTIIDCFLKATEKLGIKVLTGQSVQSIFKKENHWKIDTQTDNYATEKLVMATGSNPKIWEMLQEQGHAVISPVPSLFTFNIKDSRIKELPGVVAQVTVNVKDTKLESTGPLLITHWGMSGPAILKLSAWGARILHDKNYQFAIFVNWLNDVDFEDAEKILKDLKQEHAKKAVSKKSPFDFPNRLWESLVLASGIEAETKWADLSKNQLQNLTSQLTKAEFKVNGKSTFKEEFVTAGGIDLKEINFKTMESKIHENLYFAGEIVNIDAITGGFNFQNAWTSGFILAQNI; via the coding sequence ATGATCCAAAATTTCGACATCATCATCGTTGGCGGAGGCGCCGCAGGTTTTTTTACCGCAATAAATATTGCAGAGAAAAATCCGAAACTGAAAATCGCCATTTTAGAAAGAGGAAAAGAAGTCCTTTCTAAAGTTCGTGTTTCCGGAGGCGGACGATGCAACGTAACTCATGCTTGTTTTGAACCTAATGAATTAGTAAAGTTTTATCCGCGAGGCGAAAAAGAACTTCGAGGGCCTTTTCATCAATTTTGTTCGGGCGATACCATTGAATGGTTTGAAAAACACGGTGTCGAATTAAAAATTGAAGAAGACGGCAGAATGTTTCCTGTTTCTAATTCATCGCAAACCATTATAGATTGTTTCTTAAAAGCAACCGAAAAATTAGGCATAAAAGTATTGACCGGTCAAAGTGTACAATCGATTTTCAAAAAAGAAAATCACTGGAAAATTGATACACAAACGGATAATTACGCCACAGAAAAATTAGTAATGGCAACGGGAAGCAATCCTAAAATATGGGAAATGCTTCAAGAACAAGGACACGCTGTTATAAGCCCAGTTCCTTCCCTATTTACTTTCAATATTAAAGATTCGAGAATAAAAGAATTACCAGGCGTTGTGGCACAAGTTACTGTAAATGTAAAAGATACAAAACTCGAATCAACTGGGCCTTTATTAATCACGCATTGGGGAATGAGCGGACCCGCAATTCTGAAACTTTCAGCTTGGGGCGCTCGAATTTTGCACGATAAAAATTATCAATTTGCCATTTTCGTGAATTGGTTAAATGATGTTGATTTTGAAGATGCTGAAAAGATCCTAAAAGACTTAAAACAGGAACACGCTAAAAAAGCCGTTTCTAAGAAATCGCCTTTTGACTTTCCAAACCGTTTATGGGAAAGTCTTGTTCTCGCTTCAGGAATTGAAGCTGAAACAAAATGGGCCGATTTATCTAAAAATCAATTGCAGAATCTAACTTCACAATTAACCAAAGCCGAATTTAAAGTCAACGGAAAAAGCACTTTTAAAGAAGAATTTGTAACCGCTGGCGGAATCGATTTAAAAGAAATCAACTTCAAAACCATGGAAAGCAAAATTCACGAAAACCTTTATTTTGCTGGCGAAATTGTAAACATAGACGCTATAACTGGCGGATTTAATTTTCAGAATGCCTGGACAAGCGGGTTTATTCTGGCTCAAAATATTTAA
- a CDS encoding glycerophosphodiester phosphodiesterase: MLKIAHRGAKAYEPENTLQAFQKALDLNSDGIELDVHLSSDGHIIVIHDETIDKTTNGKGLVSSFSLAELKSFLIDGKHQIPTLTEVFDLVNRKCLINIELKGLGTASKVVELIEEYIAAKNWNYNHFIISSFEWNMLQETSTLNSNIPIGVLTEEDLDKALAFAEKIKAKAINPDFNLLNEENVHQIQEKGFLVLPWTVNSEQDIQKVKSYQVNGIISDNPDKI, translated from the coding sequence ATGCTCAAAATTGCACATCGAGGCGCCAAAGCCTACGAACCTGAAAATACTTTACAAGCTTTCCAAAAAGCCTTAGACCTAAATTCAGACGGAATTGAACTTGATGTTCACTTAAGCTCTGACGGGCATATAATCGTAATTCACGATGAAACCATCGACAAAACCACTAACGGAAAAGGTCTAGTAAGTAGTTTTTCTTTAGCTGAATTAAAATCATTTTTAATTGATGGAAAACATCAAATTCCAACTCTAACAGAAGTTTTTGATTTAGTCAATAGAAAATGTCTGATCAATATCGAATTAAAAGGTTTAGGAACTGCATCTAAAGTTGTTGAATTAATTGAGGAATATATTGCAGCAAAAAACTGGAATTACAATCATTTCATCATTTCAAGTTTTGAATGGAATATGTTGCAAGAAACATCAACTTTAAATTCAAACATACCAATCGGTGTTTTAACAGAAGAAGATTTAGATAAAGCTTTGGCTTTCGCCGAAAAAATAAAAGCAAAAGCCATAAATCCTGATTTTAATTTATTGAATGAAGAAAATGTTCATCAAATTCAGGAAAAAGGTTTTCTTGTTTTACCTTGGACAGTAAACTCTGAACAAGACATTCAAAAAGTAAAAAGTTATCAAGTAAACGGAATTATCTCTGATAATCCAGATAAAATATAA